From Candidatus Pedobacter colombiensis, one genomic window encodes:
- a CDS encoding outer membrane beta-barrel protein, whose translation MKKPLTLIFYLLLSFVGAANLYAATDKGIITGKVIEEVGALPIPSAVVAVYEADAERPFATTSTDENGFFKFNALKYATYRVKISYVGFTALTVNEVILTEKNAERNLGTLKLSSEQNNLNEVTITAEKPVIEFTADMITYNVDKSILAEGSTATDILKNVPMVQVDIDGKATIAGKRSTRIFIDGKPSDYMTSNIADLLNVLPSDAIEKIEVMTNPPARYSGDGEGIINIVMKKGFAIGFNGNAGITAGVQGNTNMNTNASYRSKNYSLTGSAAYRSNVAKSTSHSYRENFDLVKDTTFYYDNYGNSRSNTNGGNFRAGLDWDITTQQNLRVSTNFNTNSNNSRSGTDFNFLSEELALKRVRNQMSTAKGGSHSLVFNADYSLKGKESGDKLTIGLTINNNTNDNLRLLDQHYTLPVTLKPSLRENTDGVGNNGLTFNLDYDRPVFKKRDRFEAGVMYTHRKNDNDMLVRDFNFATQEYVIAQKLSNQFLYNEKIIAGYTSYNYKGKSIGIKAALRAELTDVNFDLSTGDSYNIKPYLSLFPNISINHFFKKRYNIGATYSVRINRPRENTLNPQINNNDTLNISFGNPALVPAYTQQMDVSFGAFGEKWSFTPRLSYSTSGGVIERYRSVNVVNGVATSETTYFNVGSNDIFGLILIGNYRPSKKLTANANFTLTQSKYSSSLNSALNRDGLSIRSALGLSMQLPLKTAFEANVNYANNANAQGRTKASVASSMAARKTFLKNRLSARVSVNDPFGKRNNTLFSEGVNFRLQSYSASNTSNVTMTLNYRFTKIKKVPTPPKTQ comes from the coding sequence TTGAAAAAACCATTAACCCTCATTTTCTACCTGCTACTATCCTTTGTTGGCGCTGCAAATCTATATGCGGCGACCGACAAAGGCATAATTACCGGTAAAGTAATTGAAGAGGTAGGTGCGCTCCCTATTCCATCTGCCGTAGTAGCTGTTTATGAGGCTGATGCCGAACGTCCATTTGCAACCACATCTACAGATGAGAATGGCTTTTTTAAGTTTAACGCCTTAAAGTATGCGACCTACCGGGTAAAAATAAGCTACGTGGGCTTTACAGCCTTAACAGTTAATGAAGTTATCCTTACCGAAAAAAATGCCGAGCGCAATTTGGGGACCCTAAAATTAAGCAGTGAGCAGAATAACTTAAATGAGGTAACCATTACCGCAGAAAAGCCAGTTATAGAATTTACCGCCGACATGATTACCTACAATGTAGATAAATCTATTTTGGCTGAAGGAAGTACAGCTACCGATATTCTTAAAAATGTACCCATGGTACAGGTTGATATCGATGGAAAGGCTACCATTGCAGGAAAGCGGTCGACCAGGATTTTTATCGATGGGAAACCTTCAGATTACATGACTTCTAATATCGCTGATCTTTTAAATGTCCTGCCTTCTGATGCGATAGAGAAGATAGAGGTGATGACAAATCCCCCGGCCAGGTATTCCGGCGATGGGGAGGGCATCATTAACATTGTGATGAAAAAGGGATTTGCGATTGGCTTTAATGGCAATGCGGGCATTACGGCAGGTGTACAGGGAAACACCAATATGAATACCAATGCCTCCTATCGAAGTAAGAACTACTCGCTAACGGGAAGTGCAGCCTACCGCTCCAATGTTGCCAAAAGTACCTCGCACTCCTATCGCGAAAACTTTGACCTGGTTAAAGACACCACTTTCTATTACGACAATTACGGCAATAGCAGAAGTAACACTAATGGTGGAAACTTTAGAGCCGGACTTGACTGGGACATTACAACACAGCAGAACCTACGCGTGAGCACTAACTTTAATACCAACAGCAACAACAGCAGGTCGGGCACTGATTTTAACTTTTTAAGTGAAGAACTAGCCTTGAAACGTGTCCGTAACCAAATGAGTACTGCCAAGGGAGGAAGTCATAGTCTGGTATTTAACGCCGATTATAGTTTAAAAGGAAAAGAAAGCGGCGACAAGTTAACCATTGGATTAACCATCAATAACAACACCAACGACAACCTAAGACTATTGGACCAGCATTACACTTTACCGGTTACCTTAAAACCTTCATTACGTGAAAATACCGATGGGGTGGGCAACAATGGTCTTACTTTTAACCTGGATTATGACAGACCTGTTTTTAAAAAGCGGGATCGGTTTGAAGCCGGAGTGATGTACACACACCGAAAAAATGACAACGACATGCTGGTGAGAGACTTTAATTTTGCTACTCAGGAATATGTCATTGCCCAAAAACTCAGCAATCAGTTCCTCTACAATGAAAAGATAATTGCCGGATATACTTCCTATAACTATAAAGGCAAGAGCATTGGTATTAAAGCAGCTCTTAGGGCTGAGCTGACAGATGTAAACTTCGACCTGTCGACCGGCGATAGCTATAACATTAAACCCTATTTAAGTTTGTTTCCAAATATCTCCATTAATCACTTTTTCAAGAAAAGATACAATATTGGTGCTACTTATAGCGTACGTATAAACAGACCAAGGGAGAACACCCTAAACCCACAGATCAATAACAACGATACACTTAACATTTCGTTTGGTAACCCTGCACTGGTTCCTGCTTATACACAGCAAATGGACGTCAGCTTTGGTGCATTTGGTGAAAAGTGGTCTTTTACCCCCCGGCTATCCTACTCTACCAGCGGCGGCGTTATAGAGCGTTACCGTTCTGTAAATGTAGTAAACGGGGTAGCGACATCCGAAACCACCTATTTCAACGTGGGCTCCAATGATATTTTCGGATTGATATTGATTGGAAACTACAGGCCTAGCAAGAAGTTAACCGCCAATGCCAATTTTACGCTCACACAGAGCAAATACTCATCTTCCTTAAATAGTGCATTAAACAGAGATGGTTTAAGCATCAGAAGCGCTCTGGGATTGTCTATGCAACTTCCGCTTAAAACAGCTTTTGAAGCCAATGTCAATTACGCCAACAATGCAAATGCGCAAGGCCGGACGAAGGCTTCCGTTGCCAGCAGCATGGCCGCTAGAAAGACTTTCCTGAAAAACAGGCTGAGTGCAAGAGTAAGTGTTAACGATCCTTTTGGCAAACGTAACAATACCCTATTTAGTGAAGGTGTCAATTTCAGATTGCAAAGTTACTCCGCCAGCAATACCAGTAATGTAACTATGACTTTGAATTATCGCTTTACAAAAATTAAAAAAGTTCCAACTCCACCTAAAACCCAATAG
- a CDS encoding type IX secretion system membrane protein PorP/SprF encodes MKKIFGIILLISTGISIQAQIVPQKSQYYNNPYLVNPAMAGNGHKTSIYLNYSSQWNKIDGGPSLMSISAATPISDKAGIGANLITDKAGLLSRTQAMSSFSYRLPLSENDNLRFGVSLTWSQERLDQAGATSSGIRDPALMSYNDRRDSYFDGNFGVAYQANNLEAQFSYLNLNQKRSHQISTVDYTTFYSSVSYRLSFDKQLSVKPMIVYRGLKGFSNQLDLAAEWSVNANLDFYTMYHSNNSFTGGLGFRSHKFRISTLYNSEPTAVRGLSGGIFDVVLGVEF; translated from the coding sequence ATGAAAAAAATTTTTGGAATAATTCTCTTAATAAGTACAGGCATTAGTATCCAGGCACAAATTGTACCTCAAAAGAGTCAATATTATAATAATCCCTATTTGGTTAATCCTGCTATGGCTGGCAACGGGCATAAGACGAGTATATATCTTAATTATAGCAGCCAATGGAATAAAATAGACGGTGGTCCATCGCTAATGAGTATTTCTGCTGCCACACCTATAAGTGATAAGGCAGGAATAGGCGCAAATTTAATTACTGATAAGGCTGGTTTATTATCAAGAACTCAAGCCATGAGTAGCTTTTCTTATCGTTTACCATTATCAGAAAATGATAATTTAAGGTTTGGCGTATCTTTAACATGGAGTCAGGAGCGTTTAGATCAGGCCGGTGCCACTTCAAGCGGTATTCGTGATCCTGCATTAATGAGTTACAACGATAGGAGGGACAGTTATTTTGATGGTAACTTTGGAGTTGCTTATCAGGCTAATAATTTGGAGGCTCAGTTTAGCTATTTAAATTTAAATCAAAAACGTTCACATCAAATTAGTACAGTTGATTACACTACTTTTTATAGTTCTGTGAGTTACAGGTTGTCTTTCGACAAACAACTATCTGTAAAGCCAATGATTGTTTACAGGGGCTTAAAGGGATTTAGCAATCAATTAGATTTGGCTGCTGAATGGAGTGTAAATGCGAATTTAGACTTCTACACCATGTATCATAGTAATAATAGTTTTACCGGTGGACTTGGTTTCCGGAGTCATAAATTTCGGATATCGACTTTGTACAATAGTGAGCCTACAGCAGTACGGGGATTAAGCGGGGGAATATTTGATGTTGTGCTTGGTGTAGAGTTTTGA
- a CDS encoding LytTR family DNA-binding domain-containing protein, with the protein MIKLKCIAVDDEPLALDIIEDYVSKVPFLELVKRSENAIEALQMVQAGGIDIVFLDIQMPELTGIQFLKIASGKANFILTTAYSQYALESYDLNVSDYLLKPIAFDRFYKAVEKVHNQVVKVASPPDSPIQPLMAIVPAPQPVSPIQDFIFVKTEHKIQKIELDDILYIEGLKDYISIFTKTERVITLQNMKKMEETLPKGKFIRVHKSYIIALDKIESIERSRITICSKTIPIGDTYRDEFFRHIDNKNI; encoded by the coding sequence ATGATAAAGTTAAAATGTATAGCTGTTGATGATGAACCGTTAGCGCTGGATATTATAGAGGATTACGTTTCTAAAGTGCCATTTCTGGAGCTGGTTAAGCGCTCAGAAAATGCCATTGAAGCATTGCAAATGGTGCAGGCTGGTGGGATAGATATTGTGTTTTTGGATATTCAGATGCCTGAATTGACCGGAATACAGTTTTTAAAGATTGCCAGTGGGAAGGCTAACTTTATTTTAACTACGGCTTATTCTCAGTACGCATTGGAAAGTTACGACCTGAATGTGTCTGATTATTTATTAAAGCCCATTGCATTCGATCGCTTTTATAAAGCTGTAGAAAAGGTGCATAATCAGGTGGTAAAGGTGGCCAGTCCTCCTGACTCCCCAATACAGCCATTAATGGCTATCGTTCCAGCCCCACAGCCGGTAAGTCCTATTCAGGACTTTATCTTTGTAAAAACAGAGCATAAAATTCAGAAAATTGAGTTAGATGATATTCTTTATATTGAAGGTTTGAAGGATTACATTTCCATCTTTACAAAGACTGAGCGGGTAATTACATTGCAGAATATGAAAAAGATGGAAGAGACCTTACCTAAAGGGAAATTCATCAGGGTTCATAAATCGTACATCATTGCGCTGGATAAAATTGAAAGTATTGAACGCAGCAGGATCACTATATGCAGCAAAACTATTCCGATAGGGGATACTTACAGGGACGAGTTTTTTAGGCATATAGACAATAAAAATATCTAA
- a CDS encoding lysophospholipid acyltransferase family protein yields the protein MNKFLGYIFSLLFYIFFGLTLVIFHPIQWICYKFFGYKTHKASVDALNFFLTYADLLMGSSITFINHQDLPTDRPIIFVANHQSMFDIPALIWFLRKYHVKFISKIELTKGIPSISFNLKYGGGANINRKDSKQAVSELIKLGRRLKENNWSAMIFAEGTRAKDGQMKPFQVGGIATLLKIVPNALIVPIAIENSWKLVQYGAYPLSFGEKLKWTVLAPVEPLNKNPEEIVLEAENAIRVKLNQVKAPGTI from the coding sequence ATGAATAAGTTTTTAGGCTATATCTTCAGTCTCCTATTTTATATCTTCTTTGGTTTAACATTGGTGATCTTCCATCCTATTCAATGGATTTGCTATAAGTTCTTTGGCTATAAGACACACAAAGCATCTGTTGATGCGCTTAACTTTTTCTTAACCTACGCTGATCTGTTGATGGGCAGCTCCATTACTTTTATAAATCATCAAGACCTGCCTACTGATAGACCCATCATTTTTGTGGCCAATCACCAAAGCATGTTCGATATTCCCGCCCTCATCTGGTTCCTAAGAAAATACCATGTAAAATTCATTTCTAAAATTGAGCTTACAAAAGGTATTCCTTCTATTTCCTTTAACCTGAAATATGGCGGCGGTGCTAACATCAATCGTAAAGATAGCAAGCAGGCTGTTTCTGAACTGATAAAGCTGGGACGAAGACTGAAAGAAAATAACTGGTCGGCCATGATCTTCGCCGAAGGCACCCGCGCCAAAGATGGACAAATGAAGCCTTTTCAGGTTGGAGGTATTGCTACACTTTTAAAAATAGTCCCTAACGCTTTAATTGTACCCATAGCGATTGAAAACTCATGGAAACTGGTGCAATATGGGGCCTATCCTTTAAGCTTTGGCGAAAAATTGAAGTGGACCGTATTAGCTCCCGTAGAGCCGCTCAATAAAAACCCTGAAGAAATTGTACTTGAAGCCGAAAATGCAATCAGGGTTAAGTTAAACCAGGTAAAAGCCCCAGGTACGATTTAG
- a CDS encoding NUDIX hydrolase, with protein sequence MEERNPWITIDSHKIYENNWIGLTEHNVINPSGGKGIYGEVHFKNYAIGIMVLDENHNTWLVGQYRFPLKAYSWEIPEGGGSLESDPLESAQRELQEETGLLANEWIELQRMHLSNSVSNELAIIYMARDLTQGESSPEETEELKLRKLPFDEAYQMVINGEITDSMSVAAILRTKILILEGHL encoded by the coding sequence ATGGAAGAGCGTAATCCCTGGATAACAATTGACAGCCATAAAATCTACGAAAACAACTGGATAGGCTTAACAGAACACAATGTGATCAACCCTTCAGGGGGTAAGGGTATATATGGCGAAGTTCATTTTAAGAATTATGCCATAGGCATTATGGTATTAGACGAAAACCATAACACCTGGCTGGTAGGTCAGTACCGATTTCCTTTAAAGGCATATAGCTGGGAGATTCCGGAAGGTGGCGGGTCATTAGAATCCGATCCTTTGGAAAGTGCACAACGCGAATTGCAGGAAGAAACCGGCCTTCTGGCAAATGAATGGATCGAGCTACAACGAATGCATTTATCTAATTCCGTAAGTAATGAATTGGCGATCATTTACATGGCCAGAGATTTAACTCAGGGCGAATCCTCACCCGAAGAAACGGAAGAACTGAAATTGCGTAAACTCCCATTTGATGAAGCTTATCAAATGGTGATTAATGGCGAAATTACCGACAGCATGAGTGTTGCCGCTATTTTGAGGACCAAAATATTGATCCTTGAAGGTCATCTTTAA
- a CDS encoding sensor histidine kinase codes for MKNKGPLAVHLFFWLLILSVLLWDTFSGEQKPSLYEALVKFGYFAIINLSIFYINYTLLIPILVKQKKKYGLYMLSIFMLIAIMVIIKTVVASLNSDFFLAYLSKETGKIEYFELTKYVVFAIFVSGFFVVVSALLKFAIDWFGSERIQRNLVSEKRDMELQFLKSQLNPHFLFNSLNNIYSLAYQKSDKTADAILKLSEIMRYMIYESNDSWVSLSKEITYVQSYIELQKLRFKDGAAVELTLNGEIDDQQVVPLILISFVENAFKHGVANDPTDPIRINIIANQKILHFSVTNKKNKYNKDVMGGVGLNNVERRLQLLYPDRYKLNIVNSATHYTTELMLDI; via the coding sequence ATGAAAAACAAAGGCCCTTTAGCTGTACACCTATTTTTTTGGCTGCTTATATTATCTGTATTGTTATGGGATACTTTTAGTGGTGAGCAAAAACCATCCTTGTATGAAGCCCTGGTGAAGTTTGGATATTTTGCGATCATCAATCTTTCGATCTTTTATATCAACTACACCCTGTTAATACCCATTCTCGTAAAGCAGAAAAAGAAATATGGGCTCTATATGCTTTCGATCTTTATGCTTATCGCCATCATGGTGATCATAAAGACGGTGGTAGCCAGTTTAAACAGTGATTTCTTTTTAGCGTATCTTAGTAAGGAAACGGGTAAAATAGAGTACTTTGAGCTGACTAAGTACGTAGTATTTGCAATTTTTGTCTCCGGTTTTTTCGTTGTTGTAAGTGCGCTGTTAAAGTTTGCAATAGATTGGTTTGGGAGTGAACGCATACAGCGCAATCTGGTAAGTGAAAAAAGAGACATGGAGCTACAGTTCCTAAAATCACAGCTTAACCCGCATTTTCTTTTTAATTCTTTAAATAATATTTATTCCCTGGCATATCAAAAGTCTGATAAAACTGCCGACGCTATTTTAAAGCTATCCGAAATTATGCGCTATATGATTTACGAGAGTAACGATAGCTGGGTTTCATTAAGTAAGGAGATTACCTATGTTCAAAGTTATATTGAACTACAGAAATTGAGGTTTAAGGATGGGGCTGCGGTTGAACTTACCTTAAATGGAGAGATAGATGATCAGCAGGTGGTGCCATTGATATTGATATCTTTCGTAGAAAATGCGTTTAAACATGGGGTGGCTAATGATCCGACCGACCCGATCAGGATCAATATTATTGCCAACCAGAAAATATTGCACTTTAGTGTGACGAATAAGAAGAATAAATATAATAAAGATGTAATGGGTGGGGTGGGCTTAAATAATGTAGAGCGCAGACTGCAATTACTTTATCCCGATAGGTATAAATTAAATATTGTAAATTCGGCAACTCATTATACCACCGAACTAATGCTTGATATATGA